A DNA window from Microcystis aeruginosa NIES-843 contains the following coding sequences:
- a CDS encoding CHAP domain-containing protein, which translates to MTTAEDVLQVARRQIGTKESPPGTNSNKYGKWYGMDRAPWCAMFVSYCFDNAGLTFKFPKDLGTSKGFAYCPYGVKWFKDQGRWHTENPRPGDVVFYMFNKRGGVSDHVGIVEKVLGNGQIQAIEGNTSTSSNDNGGTVMRRTRTRNQILGYGRPDYNGTAHTQAGEITSWDGEYIFLTSPPMESESIRLWQKCMKERGYPIEVDGEYGPNSERICREFQAKMKLEVDGVIGRDTWNASWRQPKQSQGNLSVDQPVDRVRYPLHHPVQFSGSAKNGVVKIQLCTTWGGAEFLLGGKVPVINGQWRSSYQFQTGGDRKIFIEGLDSNDQVIDSTDVIINLDPDGNNDVDTVRITSPKINQELDLESSVIFEGVAEDPLIQTIKLRTPFANKNFFLGKDIPVDNGRWQHEFKFSTGGTRKIVAEGIDASGRLIDSAAIEIVLKSKESASVAGVSAPNLRRVVGIDKTSISFRNKVVEIAKELGVDPNYLMAAMSFETGGTFSPAIRSFSGSGATGLIQFMRPTAHSLGTTTTALAKMSPEEQLDYVKKYFWPYRNRLKTLEDVYMAILYPAAIGKGPNHVLFRQGTISYQQNRGLDGPPVKGFVTVGDATKKVSQRFV; encoded by the coding sequence ATGACTACAGCAGAAGACGTTTTGCAAGTTGCCCGCCGACAAATAGGTACAAAAGAAAGTCCTCCGGGTACGAATAGTAACAAATATGGCAAGTGGTACGGCATGGACCGCGCCCCTTGGTGTGCCATGTTTGTTTCCTACTGTTTTGATAATGCCGGTTTAACCTTCAAATTCCCAAAAGATTTAGGAACGAGCAAAGGATTTGCCTATTGTCCCTATGGGGTAAAGTGGTTTAAAGACCAAGGCCGATGGCACACGGAAAACCCCCGCCCCGGCGATGTCGTCTTCTATATGTTTAATAAAAGAGGAGGGGTATCTGACCATGTGGGTATTGTGGAGAAAGTGCTAGGAAATGGTCAAATTCAAGCTATTGAAGGCAATACCAGCACTTCCAGCAACGATAACGGCGGCACCGTCATGCGACGGACAAGAACGAGAAATCAGATTCTCGGTTACGGACGACCAGATTATAATGGCACAGCGCACACTCAAGCGGGAGAAATTACCTCTTGGGATGGAGAATATATATTTCTGACCAGTCCCCCGATGGAATCGGAAAGTATTCGTCTCTGGCAGAAGTGCATGAAAGAACGGGGCTATCCCATCGAAGTTGATGGCGAGTATGGACCGAATTCAGAGCGAATCTGCCGAGAATTCCAAGCAAAAATGAAATTAGAAGTGGATGGTGTTATCGGTCGAGACACTTGGAACGCCTCTTGGCGACAACCCAAGCAATCTCAAGGCAATTTATCTGTTGACCAACCCGTTGATCGCGTTCGTTATCCCCTGCACCATCCCGTACAATTTAGTGGTAGTGCCAAAAATGGTGTAGTCAAAATTCAACTCTGCACCACTTGGGGTGGGGCAGAATTTCTCCTAGGCGGAAAAGTACCCGTTATTAATGGTCAATGGCGTTCCTCCTATCAATTTCAAACGGGTGGTGATCGCAAAATTTTTATCGAGGGACTAGATAGCAACGATCAGGTTATTGACAGCACAGATGTGATCATTAATCTCGATCCCGATGGTAATAACGATGTGGATACTGTCCGTATTACCAGTCCCAAAATTAATCAAGAATTAGATTTAGAATCGTCAGTCATATTTGAGGGGGTTGCCGAGGATCCTCTCATCCAGACGATTAAATTGAGAACTCCCTTTGCTAATAAAAATTTCTTTTTAGGAAAAGACATCCCCGTAGATAATGGGCGTTGGCAACACGAATTTAAATTCAGCACGGGAGGCACTCGCAAAATTGTTGCAGAAGGAATTGATGCCTCTGGTCGTCTAATCGATAGTGCCGCCATTGAAATTGTTCTCAAATCCAAAGAATCGGCATCTGTTGCTGGTGTAAGCGCTCCCAATTTGCGTCGGGTTGTTGGCATAGACAAAACCTCAATTTCCTTCCGCAATAAAGTTGTTGAAATTGCTAAAGAATTGGGAGTTGATCCTAATTACCTCATGGCCGCTATGAGTTTTGAAACTGGCGGTACTTTTAGCCCTGCTATCCGCAGTTTCTCCGGTAGTGGTGCCACGGGATTAATTCAATTTATGAGACCCACAGCCCATTCTTTAGGAACAACTACCACTGCCTTAGCGAAAATGAGTCCAGAAGAACAACTCGATTATGTTAAAAAATACTTCTGGCCTTACAGAAATCGCCTTAAAACTTTAGAAGATGTCTATATGGCAATTCTCTATCCTGCCGCTATTGGCAAGGGGCCAAATCATGTGCTTTTCCGCCAAGGTACTATCAGTTATCAGCAAAATCGAGGGTTAGATGGTCCACCAGTAAAAGGATTTGTTACTGTGGGTGATGCCACCAAAAAAGTTAGTCAAAGATTTGTGTAA
- a CDS encoding 2-phosphosulfolactate phosphatase family protein encodes MQVFIYHTPELTPVHTLPDCAVVIDVLRATTTIATALNAGAEAVQTFSDLKTLMQVSDTWQPEKRLRAGERGGAKVEGCDLGNSPLDCTPDLMKGRRLFISTTNGTRALQRVEESPIVITAAMINRQAAVNYLLDKQPDTVWIVGSGWEGGYSLEDTACAGAIADALQEQSGQMAIGNDEVIASIALYRQWQNDLLGMFHSCSHGQRLLRLHCQEDLKYCANIDSLDVLPIQKEPSILVKL; translated from the coding sequence GTGCAGGTTTTCATTTATCATACTCCCGAACTTACCCCCGTCCATACTCTACCCGATTGCGCCGTCGTTATCGATGTTTTAAGAGCAACAACCACGATCGCCACTGCCCTCAATGCCGGTGCGGAAGCAGTGCAAACCTTCAGCGATCTGAAAACCCTGATGCAGGTGAGTGATACCTGGCAACCGGAAAAACGTCTCCGAGCAGGAGAAAGAGGTGGCGCGAAAGTGGAAGGCTGCGATCTGGGCAATTCTCCCCTCGATTGTACCCCTGATTTAATGAAAGGTCGTCGTCTGTTTATCAGCACCACTAACGGCACTCGCGCTCTGCAAAGGGTGGAAGAATCCCCGATCGTGATCACTGCGGCTATGATCAATCGGCAAGCTGCCGTTAATTACTTATTGGATAAGCAGCCCGATACCGTCTGGATTGTTGGCTCTGGTTGGGAAGGGGGTTATTCTCTGGAAGATACGGCCTGTGCTGGAGCGATCGCCGATGCGCTACAAGAACAATCGGGGCAAATGGCGATCGGGAATGATGAGGTTATCGCCTCGATCGCTCTTTATCGTCAATGGCAAAATGATCTTTTAGGAATGTTCCACAGTTGTAGTCATGGTCAGCGCCTCTTGCGTCTCCACTGTCAAGAAGATTTAAAATACTGCGCTAATATTGACTCTCTTGATGTTTTACCGATCCAAAAAGAACCGAGCATTTTAGTCAAACTTTAG
- a CDS encoding CRR6 family NdhI maturation factor, with product MTVKIALNPNQIQNLDLSSLETIIQDYRSRSAIAELEQALQLEIDYPRAEGDMRELSEIAEVRLWFLRLDAVYPWLIFILDPKQGEIARYAAMLVPHQFHRGEGIQYNPEALEIFVMQKLFILSDWLKSQQIPALSRLKFFAQQFGYDIDEEFLSSL from the coding sequence ATGACTGTCAAAATCGCTCTTAACCCCAATCAGATTCAAAATCTGGATCTATCATCTTTAGAGACTATTATTCAAGATTATCGGTCCCGATCAGCGATCGCCGAACTGGAACAAGCTCTACAATTAGAGATAGATTATCCTCGCGCGGAGGGTGATATGCGGGAATTATCGGAGATAGCGGAAGTTAGGCTGTGGTTTCTGCGTTTAGATGCGGTTTATCCCTGGCTAATTTTTATTCTTGACCCAAAACAGGGAGAAATCGCCCGTTATGCTGCTATGTTGGTCCCCCATCAATTCCATCGCGGGGAAGGAATTCAATATAACCCCGAAGCTTTAGAGATTTTTGTGATGCAAAAACTCTTTATTTTGTCTGATTGGCTGAAAAGTCAGCAAATTCCTGCTTTATCTCGCTTAAAATTTTTCGCTCAACAGTTTGGTTACGATATCGACGAGGAATTTCTCTCTAGTCTCTAA
- the bchL gene encoding ferredoxin:protochlorophyllide reductase (ATP-dependent) iron-sulfur ATP-binding protein produces the protein MPLTLAVYGKGGIGKSTTSCNISAALAKRGKKVLQIGCDPKHDSTFTLTGFLIPTIIDTLQEKDFHYEDIWPEDVIYDGYGGVKCVEAGGPPAGAGCGGYVVGETVKLLKELNAFDEFDVILFDVLGDVVCGGFAAPLNYADYCIIVTDNGFDALFAANRIAASVREKARTHPLRLAGLIGNRTSKRDLINKYVDHVPMPVLEVLPLIEDIRVSRVKGQTLFEMADKDPMLSYVCDYYLNIADQILAKPEGVIPKESADRELFTLLSDFYLNADKPKVNAEEELDLMMV, from the coding sequence ATGCCTTTAACACTCGCAGTCTACGGAAAAGGTGGCATCGGTAAATCGACAACAAGCTGTAATATTTCGGCTGCTTTAGCCAAAAGAGGCAAAAAAGTCCTACAAATAGGCTGTGACCCCAAGCATGATAGCACCTTCACCCTGACAGGCTTTCTGATTCCCACAATCATCGATACCCTGCAAGAAAAAGATTTTCACTACGAAGACATCTGGCCTGAAGACGTTATCTATGACGGTTACGGTGGTGTCAAATGCGTGGAAGCGGGGGGCCCTCCGGCCGGTGCCGGTTGTGGCGGTTACGTCGTCGGGGAAACGGTGAAATTATTAAAAGAATTGAACGCTTTTGATGAATTTGACGTGATTTTGTTCGATGTTTTGGGGGATGTGGTCTGTGGAGGATTTGCCGCACCCTTAAATTACGCCGATTACTGCATAATTGTCACAGATAACGGCTTTGACGCTCTTTTTGCCGCCAATCGCATCGCCGCTTCCGTCCGGGAAAAAGCGCGCACCCATCCCCTGCGACTAGCCGGATTAATTGGTAATCGCACCTCAAAACGGGATTTAATTAATAAATATGTAGATCATGTTCCCATGCCAGTGTTAGAAGTTTTACCCTTAATTGAAGATATTCGCGTCTCCAGAGTTAAAGGTCAAACTCTCTTTGAAATGGCCGACAAGGATCCGATGTTAAGTTATGTTTGTGACTATTATCTCAACATTGCCGATCAGATTTTAGCCAAACCAGAAGGAGTTATTCCCAAAGAATCTGCCGACCGGGAATTATTCACTTTATTATCGGATTTCTATCTTAATGCCGATAAACCCAAAGTTAACGCCGAGGAAGAATTAGACCTGATGATGGTTTAG
- the recA gene encoding recombinase RecA, translating into MATMTNNSDRDKALGLVLNQIERNFGKGSIMRLGDATRMRVETVPSGALTLDMALGGGLPKGRIVEIYGPESSGKTTLALHAIAEVQKAGGVAAFVDAEHALDPTYSEDLGVDINNLLVAQPDTGEAALEIVDQLVRSSAVDIVVIDSVAALVPRAEIEGEMGDNQVGLQARLMSKALRKIAGNIGKSGCVVIFLNQLRQKIGVTYGNPEVTTGGTALKFYASVRLDIRRIQTLKKGTEGEYGIRAKVKVAKNKVAPPFRIAEFDIIFGKGISQVGCMLDIAEQTNVVTRKGAWYSYNGENIAQGRDNAVKYLEERPEVAAEIEKLLRDKLDMGSVPFPTEPADEDEGDDEEPEI; encoded by the coding sequence ATGGCGACAATGACAAATAATTCCGATCGAGATAAAGCCTTAGGCCTAGTCTTAAATCAAATCGAGCGCAACTTTGGCAAAGGTTCGATCATGCGTTTGGGAGACGCCACCCGGATGCGGGTGGAAACCGTGCCTAGTGGTGCTTTAACCCTAGATATGGCCTTGGGTGGCGGTTTACCGAAAGGCCGTATCGTCGAAATTTACGGGCCAGAAAGTTCTGGAAAAACCACCTTAGCCCTCCATGCGATCGCAGAAGTGCAGAAAGCTGGGGGAGTGGCGGCCTTTGTCGATGCGGAACACGCTTTAGATCCCACCTATTCGGAAGATTTAGGGGTAGATATCAATAATTTACTGGTGGCACAACCGGATACGGGGGAGGCTGCCTTAGAAATAGTTGACCAGTTAGTGCGTTCTTCGGCCGTGGATATCGTTGTCATCGACTCGGTGGCCGCTTTAGTGCCGCGGGCGGAAATTGAAGGGGAAATGGGGGATAATCAGGTGGGTTTGCAGGCCCGTTTGATGAGTAAAGCCCTGCGAAAAATTGCTGGTAATATTGGTAAATCCGGTTGTGTGGTGATTTTCCTCAACCAACTGCGGCAAAAAATCGGTGTCACCTACGGCAATCCTGAAGTGACCACCGGAGGAACGGCCTTAAAATTTTATGCCTCGGTGCGTTTAGATATCCGTCGCATTCAAACTTTGAAAAAAGGCACGGAAGGGGAATACGGAATTCGGGCTAAAGTTAAGGTGGCTAAAAATAAAGTTGCGCCTCCTTTCCGGATTGCTGAATTTGATATTATCTTCGGTAAAGGCATTTCCCAAGTGGGTTGTATGCTCGATATCGCCGAACAAACTAACGTGGTTACTCGTAAAGGGGCATGGTATAGCTATAATGGCGAAAATATTGCCCAGGGTCGCGATAATGCCGTTAAATATCTCGAAGAAAGGCCAGAAGTAGCGGCAGAAATTGAGAAGTTATTGCGGGATAAATTAGACATGGGTTCGGTTCCTTTCCCCACGGAACCTGCCGATGAGGACGAGGGGGACGATGAGGAACCAGAAATCTAA
- a CDS encoding 4-hydroxy-3-methylbut-2-enyl diphosphate reductase, with product MDTKSFKRTLQQSDNYNRKGFGHKEEVMDAMTNEYQSDLIQEIRENNYRLQRGDVTIYLAQAFGFCWGVERAVAMAYETRQHFPQERIWITNEIIHNPSVNQRLRSMAVGFIPVENGQKDFTVVESGDVVILPAFGASVSEMQILNDKGCMIVDTTCPWVSKVWNSVEKHKKSDHTSIIHGKYNHEETIATSSFAGTYLIVLNLDQANYVANYILHGGDKNEFLEKFKNAHSQGFDPDRDLDYIGIANQTTMLKSETEEIGKLFEHTMLRKYGPIDFKDHFMSFNTICDATQERQDAIFELVKEPLSLMVVIGGYNSSNTTHLQEIAIERAIPSYHIDSAERILPGNRIEHKPLGDDLIITDNWLNEGKIVVGVTSGASTPDKVVEEVIEKIFAFKSSLVPG from the coding sequence ATGGATACAAAATCCTTTAAACGTACCCTACAGCAATCGGATAACTATAACCGCAAGGGATTCGGTCATAAAGAGGAAGTAATGGATGCGATGACCAATGAGTATCAAAGCGACCTGATCCAAGAAATTCGTGAAAATAATTATCGTTTACAACGGGGGGACGTGACGATCTATCTCGCTCAAGCTTTTGGTTTTTGTTGGGGGGTAGAACGCGCTGTCGCCATGGCCTACGAAACTCGTCAACATTTTCCCCAGGAACGTATCTGGATTACTAACGAAATTATTCACAATCCCTCGGTTAATCAGCGTCTGCGCTCCATGGCCGTGGGTTTTATTCCGGTCGAAAATGGCCAAAAAGACTTTACTGTGGTGGAATCGGGGGATGTGGTGATTTTACCTGCTTTTGGGGCCAGTGTCTCGGAAATGCAAATACTTAACGATAAGGGTTGCATGATTGTGGACACCACTTGTCCCTGGGTTTCTAAGGTGTGGAATTCCGTGGAAAAGCACAAAAAAAGCGACCACACTTCGATTATTCACGGCAAATATAATCACGAAGAAACGATCGCCACTAGCTCTTTTGCTGGCACTTATCTAATCGTTTTAAATTTGGATCAAGCTAATTATGTCGCTAATTATATTCTCCACGGTGGCGATAAAAATGAGTTCTTAGAGAAGTTTAAAAATGCCCATTCCCAGGGTTTCGATCCCGATCGCGATCTAGATTATATCGGTATTGCCAATCAAACCACGATGCTGAAAAGTGAAACGGAGGAAATTGGCAAACTCTTCGAGCATACTATGTTGAGAAAGTACGGACCGATCGATTTTAAAGATCATTTCATGAGTTTTAATACCATCTGTGATGCCACTCAAGAGCGTCAAGATGCCATTTTTGAACTGGTGAAAGAACCGCTTTCTTTAATGGTGGTAATTGGCGGTTATAATTCCTCTAATACCACTCACCTACAGGAAATAGCGATCGAGCGTGCCATTCCCTCCTATCATATCGATAGTGCCGAGCGCATTCTCCCCGGTAATCGCATCGAACATAAACCTTTAGGGGACGATTTAATTATCACTGATAACTGGTTAAATGAGGGAAAAATTGTCGTCGGAGTGACTTCTGGCGCTTCCACTCCTGATAAGGTGGTAGAAGAGGTAATCGAGAAAATTTTTGCGTTCAAATCTTCTTTAGTCCCCGGTTAA
- a CDS encoding XisH family protein, with the protein MSAKDRFHGAVRKGLEKEGWIITDDPLRIEVGDVEMYVDLGAEQLIAAEKDNEKIAVEIKSFIGKSSISEFHTAIGQFFNYRVALEEKEPKRQLYLAVPLDIYYSFFELRFIQTVVKRFQIYLIIYDPIGEVIVEWKN; encoded by the coding sequence ATGTCTGCTAAAGATCGTTTTCATGGTGCAGTGAGAAAAGGATTAGAAAAAGAGGGTTGGATCATTACGGATGACCCTTTAAGGATTGAAGTGGGTGATGTAGAAATGTATGTCGATTTAGGAGCAGAGCAACTGATAGCCGCAGAAAAAGACAATGAAAAGATAGCCGTTGAAATTAAAAGTTTTATCGGTAAATCCAGCATTTCAGAATTTCATACTGCCATTGGACAATTCTTTAATTATCGTGTTGCTTTAGAAGAAAAAGAACCTAAAAGACAGTTATATTTAGCTGTTCCCTTAGATATTTATTATAGTTTTTTTGAATTGCGATTTATTCAAACTGTCGTTAAAAGATTTCAAATTTACCTGATTATTTATGATCCGATTGGGGAGGTAATTGTCGAATGGAAAAATTAG
- a CDS encoding ISAs1 family transposase yields the protein MLSLIEKLKQVKDFRKDKGKRHPLWIVLVVIIRGTMLGYSGYRELGEFAKNNRHRLSQEFNIIPERVPSYSTIRRVMMGVEWQILLKMFKEWALQEYGQRSDINWLDIDGKSLKNTLKNPNNEQENFIMFVSLFSQESGLVLHLKRIENKKGSEIDEGQAIIEDCTLQNKVFTGDALHCQKKTISLIAKSKNDYVITVKGNQKNLYKRIQDLSNSSKPESCFLEQDNSHGRKISRKIEVFKVRKNERQGFENLRRIIKVERRGSRGDKTYEETAYYISSLTESAQVFAKIIRGHWKIENQLHWVKDVIFEEDKSEISDFQAASNWSILTTIGLNLFRGLGFLSITEGQRWLAERWEKLIVLST from the coding sequence ATGTTGAGCTTAATAGAAAAACTGAAACAAGTCAAGGACTTTCGGAAAGATAAAGGAAAAAGACACCCTTTATGGATAGTATTAGTAGTAATAATACGGGGAACAATGCTAGGATACTCAGGTTATAGAGAGCTAGGAGAGTTTGCTAAAAATAATCGGCACAGGCTCAGTCAAGAATTTAACATAATTCCAGAAAGAGTCCCATCCTATTCAACAATTAGAAGGGTAATGATGGGAGTTGAATGGCAGATTTTGTTAAAAATGTTTAAGGAATGGGCATTACAAGAATATGGACAAAGAAGTGATATAAATTGGCTAGACATAGATGGAAAAAGTCTCAAAAACACTCTAAAGAATCCTAACAATGAACAAGAAAATTTTATTATGTTTGTCTCATTGTTTAGTCAAGAAAGTGGCTTGGTATTACACTTAAAAAGAATTGAAAACAAAAAAGGGTCTGAAATCGACGAAGGTCAAGCTATAATTGAGGATTGCACTCTTCAAAATAAAGTTTTTACTGGGGATGCTTTACACTGTCAGAAAAAAACAATCAGCTTAATAGCCAAGAGTAAAAATGACTATGTTATCACCGTTAAAGGAAATCAGAAAAATCTTTATAAGCGAATACAAGACCTGAGTAATTCCTCAAAGCCAGAAAGTTGTTTTCTTGAACAAGACAATAGTCATGGACGAAAAATATCCAGAAAAATAGAAGTTTTTAAAGTGAGGAAAAATGAAAGACAAGGGTTTGAAAATCTGCGCCGAATTATTAAAGTAGAAAGAAGGGGTAGTCGCGGGGATAAAACTTATGAAGAAACAGCTTACTATATCAGTAGCCTAACCGAATCCGCCCAAGTATTTGCTAAAATTATTCGAGGACATTGGAAAATAGAAAATCAGTTACATTGGGTAAAAGATGTAATTTTTGAGGAAGATAAAAGCGAGATAAGTGATTTTCAAGCGGCCAGCAATTGGTCAATTCTCACAACTATAGGATTGAATCTTTTCAGAGGTTTGGGTTTTCTCTCAATAACAGAGGGACAGAGGTGGTTAGCTGAACGTTGGGAAAAACTGATAGTTTTATCGACGTAA
- a CDS encoding DUF5331 domain-containing protein has translation MSNFEELKATLPRQWLDYYQNNQAWIKSLMDSRGWWRKTPDGGKRPSADIIIAAATALEPKLSVWMYPFCQLSSDGDKLVEVLGLNFDSEKKELEKSEKELLISNSHTEYLNGFREKQLSVEKNKVIIFEELLKILPDKWLDYYQNNQPWIKSLMDSKDSWRKTPDGGKRPNSDIIIGAMTVLESQLSVWMYPFCQLSSDGDKLLEVLGLNFDPEKKQLEKKERELSNSLYPTEDPVLQKIRQELQRENLNKPS, from the coding sequence ATGAGCAACTTTGAGGAATTAAAAGCCACCTTACCGCGGCAATGGTTAGATTACTACCAAAATAATCAAGCTTGGATTAAGTCTTTAATGGATTCTAGAGGCTGGTGGCGAAAAACTCCCGACGGTGGTAAACGTCCCAGTGCTGACATAATTATAGCGGCAGCAACAGCTTTAGAACCTAAGTTATCAGTGTGGATGTATCCCTTTTGTCAACTTAGTTCCGATGGGGACAAACTGGTAGAAGTCTTAGGACTAAATTTTGATTCTGAAAAAAAGGAGTTGGAAAAATCGGAAAAAGAATTACTGATTTCTAATTCGCACACTGAATATCTCAACGGATTCCGAGAAAAACAATTATCAGTCGAAAAAAACAAAGTAATTATTTTTGAGGAATTGCTAAAAATCTTACCAGATAAATGGTTAGATTACTACCAAAACAATCAACCGTGGATTAAGTCTTTAATGGATTCTAAAGATTCGTGGCGAAAAACTCCCGACGGTGGTAAACGTCCGAATTCCGACATCATTATAGGTGCAATGACCGTTTTAGAATCTCAATTATCAGTGTGGATGTATCCCTTTTGTCAACTTAGTTCCGATGGAGACAAACTTCTAGAAGTTTTAGGATTAAATTTTGATCCTGAGAAAAAACAACTAGAAAAGAAAGAAAGAGAATTAAGTAATTCTTTATATCCTACTGAGGATCCTGTACTGCAAAAAATCCGCCAAGAGTTACAACGAGAAAACCTAAATAAACCAAGTTAA
- a CDS encoding aldo/keto reductase — translation MTRQTANLGQTGIAVSALGIGTWAWGDKLFWNYGKEYGASQVEEAFKAAVEAGITFFDTAEVYGLGESERLLGKFTQQTDIPIDIASKFAPVPWRFGANAVHNAITESLNRLQTDKIALYQVHWPFTFLISQETLMNALAEEVKRGRIGSVGVSNYSAEQMRQASQILAKKEVPLAVNQVQYSLLYRKIETKGILATAKELGVTILAYSPLAQGLLTGKYSPESQNLPDGARKVDSRFKKEGLEKIAPILRVLQELGAKYQKTPAQVALNWLIAQGDVIPIPGAKTAAQARENAGALGWSLEAREVTQLEQMSRPWL, via the coding sequence ATGACTAGACAAACCGCTAATCTCGGACAAACAGGAATTGCCGTCAGTGCTTTGGGAATCGGGACTTGGGCATGGGGAGATAAACTATTCTGGAACTATGGCAAGGAATACGGAGCTAGTCAGGTAGAGGAGGCCTTTAAAGCGGCAGTAGAGGCAGGAATCACCTTTTTTGACACTGCCGAAGTCTATGGACTGGGGGAATCGGAACGACTCTTAGGAAAATTTACCCAACAGACCGATATTCCCATCGATATTGCCAGCAAATTTGCCCCCGTACCGTGGCGATTTGGGGCGAATGCGGTTCATAATGCCATTACCGAGAGCTTAAACCGTCTACAAACCGATAAAATTGCCCTTTACCAAGTACATTGGCCCTTCACCTTCCTGATTAGCCAAGAAACCCTAATGAATGCCCTAGCTGAAGAAGTAAAACGCGGCCGCATTGGTTCCGTGGGTGTAAGTAATTATTCCGCCGAGCAAATGCGTCAAGCAAGCCAGATTTTGGCGAAAAAAGAGGTTCCCTTAGCGGTCAATCAGGTGCAGTATTCGCTTTTGTATCGCAAAATAGAAACTAAGGGAATTTTAGCCACGGCCAAGGAATTAGGTGTCACCATCCTCGCCTACAGCCCCCTCGCTCAAGGACTACTGACTGGTAAATATAGCCCAGAAAGCCAGAATTTGCCCGATGGAGCCAGAAAAGTTGACTCACGGTTCAAAAAAGAAGGTTTGGAGAAAATAGCCCCAATTTTAAGGGTACTGCAAGAATTGGGCGCAAAATACCAAAAAACCCCCGCACAAGTCGCCCTCAATTGGTTAATCGCCCAAGGGGATGTAATTCCCATCCCGGGGGCAAAAACTGCGGCCCAAGCGAGGGAAAATGCCGGGGCGTTAGGATGGAGTTTAGAAGCGCGAGAGGTGACGCAATTAGAACAGATGAGCCGGCCTTGGCTGTAA
- a CDS encoding XisI protein gives MEKLEQYRHYVKQVITEYSQIGSSKDPIEQQLIFDTVGDHYQLMYVGWKNRRRYHGCVLHLDIKKGKIWIQHDGTEVGIANELVNLGVPKEDIVLAFHEPLVREYTGFAVG, from the coding sequence ATGGAAAAATTAGAACAATATCGTCACTATGTCAAGCAAGTCATTACTGAATATTCTCAGATAGGTTCATCTAAAGATCCGATTGAACAACAATTGATTTTTGATACAGTTGGCGATCACTATCAATTGATGTATGTTGGCTGGAAAAATAGACGAAGATATCATGGTTGTGTTTTGCATCTCGATATTAAAAAGGGTAAAATCTGGATACAACATGATGGCACTGAGGTGGGAATTGCCAATGAATTAGTTAATTTAGGTGTTCCTAAAGAGGATATTGTTTTAGCCTTTCATGAACCCCTAGTCAGAGAATATACAGGGTTTGCGGTGGGTTAA